The following proteins are co-located in the Microbulbifer sp. VAAF005 genome:
- a CDS encoding alpha/beta fold hydrolase — protein MKKFAFIIAAAFTLLSASAHSACVILLHGLAKSDSSMEKLAKAIDAEDFQTVNIDYPSTKHSIETLASMAIAPAVEECGNAQEINFVTHSMGGILVRQYLHSAEIKNLNRVVMLGPPNKGSEVVDKLGTFPGFKFMFGDAGLQLGTGEMSVPNKLGSADFDVGIIAGTRSINLILSRLIPEADDGKVSVSSTKLDGMNDHLQMPVTHVFMMKDKKVISQVIHYLKHGFFHRAGNQASN, from the coding sequence ATGAAAAAGTTCGCTTTTATAATTGCCGCCGCATTTACGCTGCTATCAGCAAGTGCTCACTCCGCTTGTGTGATTTTATTGCATGGACTAGCCAAATCAGATAGCTCAATGGAGAAACTGGCAAAGGCCATAGATGCCGAAGATTTCCAAACGGTCAATATTGATTACCCTTCGACCAAGCACTCCATTGAAACCTTGGCCAGCATGGCCATAGCGCCTGCTGTCGAGGAGTGCGGTAACGCGCAAGAGATCAATTTTGTCACTCACTCCATGGGCGGCATTCTGGTAAGGCAATATCTACATTCAGCTGAAATCAAAAACCTGAATCGCGTTGTCATGTTGGGCCCACCCAATAAAGGCAGCGAAGTAGTTGATAAACTGGGAACATTCCCCGGCTTCAAATTTATGTTTGGCGATGCTGGGCTACAGCTGGGTACTGGTGAGATGAGCGTCCCCAACAAGCTCGGTAGTGCAGATTTTGATGTAGGTATTATTGCCGGTACTCGCAGCATCAACCTGATTCTATCCCGCCTTATCCCAGAAGCCGATGATGGTAAAGTCTCCGTATCCAGCACAAAACTGGATGGCATGAATGATCATCTGCAAATGCCAGTGACCCATGTGTTTATGATGAAAGATAAAAAAGTTATCTCTCAAGTTATCCATTATCTCAAGCATGGATTCTTTCATAGAGCCGGCAATCAGGCATCCAATTAA
- a CDS encoding PepSY-associated TM helix domain-containing protein encodes MKLSFKPTPGFVRNMTDGHSVLGLAISTLLYIVCVSGTLAVFYNEFERWEQASELENLNVEASVYRTATENAIALAKQEKEDLESIKFTIPNQDMPRLVVEVGDMERYVAEDGSLLGKVEHEWTHFLAYLHFALNLPVGYGVILVGLIGVVMSALIVSGLLAHPKIIKDAFSFRLAGSKRLQQVDLHNRLGVWASPFHLAIAITGAFIGLSQVAAFAIAGVFFDGDTEKVEHMLYADHPVMEENAPEVDYPDYAAILATMDRIAPEEERTRIEVAFPGREGQVVEVWTRVPERLVWGERYHFNPDGSLIQKEGWSEGDGAKQVYLSTYRLHFGHFSGFPVKIAYFLLGVGMCLLVVSGINIWFVRKRQRGNPAVRLERVWTAQVWGIPFAIALSAVTYLAFKLNAAQVFWLVTLLLSVVAAFVGTVAKWSMFLRIATILACVGAVAVHVAQFGGDSFVRASLVANAVWLIIAAGIAASCFYSKARQRGSEPVPASASPLGSN; translated from the coding sequence GTGAAACTTTCCTTTAAACCGACCCCTGGCTTTGTCCGTAATATGACTGATGGGCATTCAGTTCTCGGTCTGGCGATATCCACCCTTTTATATATTGTTTGTGTCAGCGGAACACTGGCGGTTTTCTACAATGAGTTCGAACGCTGGGAGCAGGCCTCAGAGTTGGAAAACCTTAATGTTGAAGCCTCTGTGTACCGGACTGCGACAGAGAATGCTATCGCGCTGGCCAAGCAAGAAAAGGAAGATCTCGAGTCAATCAAATTCACCATCCCCAATCAGGATATGCCTAGATTGGTGGTTGAAGTTGGTGATATGGAGCGGTATGTCGCTGAAGATGGCTCCCTGCTTGGTAAAGTTGAACACGAATGGACCCACTTCCTAGCCTATTTGCATTTTGCGCTCAACCTCCCGGTTGGCTATGGAGTTATACTGGTTGGCCTAATCGGTGTGGTGATGTCAGCATTGATTGTCTCCGGTTTGTTGGCCCATCCAAAAATCATTAAAGATGCTTTTTCTTTTCGTCTTGCGGGCTCTAAGCGCTTGCAGCAAGTGGATTTACATAATCGGTTGGGTGTTTGGGCTTCACCTTTCCATCTTGCTATCGCTATTACGGGTGCTTTTATTGGGTTGTCCCAGGTAGCTGCTTTTGCAATTGCCGGCGTATTCTTTGATGGAGATACGGAAAAGGTCGAGCATATGCTCTATGCGGACCATCCAGTGATGGAGGAAAATGCTCCTGAAGTCGATTATCCAGACTACGCTGCGATCTTGGCAACGATGGATCGCATCGCACCAGAGGAGGAGCGCACCCGTATTGAGGTAGCATTCCCAGGGCGCGAGGGTCAGGTTGTTGAGGTGTGGACTCGGGTTCCTGAGCGGTTAGTCTGGGGTGAGCGATATCACTTTAATCCCGACGGCAGCCTGATTCAAAAAGAGGGCTGGTCTGAGGGCGATGGGGCCAAGCAGGTTTATCTTTCTACTTACCGCTTACACTTTGGCCACTTTTCAGGCTTTCCGGTGAAAATCGCCTACTTTCTGTTAGGGGTGGGGATGTGCCTGCTGGTGGTATCCGGTATTAATATCTGGTTCGTACGCAAGCGCCAACGTGGTAATCCTGCTGTGCGCCTTGAGCGAGTCTGGACTGCTCAGGTATGGGGTATACCATTTGCTATAGCGCTGAGTGCGGTTACCTACCTGGCCTTTAAGCTCAATGCGGCACAGGTATTCTGGTTGGTGACTTTGCTGCTAAGTGTTGTGGCGGCGTTTGTAGGGACTGTGGCTAAGTGGTCCATGTTTCTGCGGATTGCAACCATTCTCGCTTGTGTTGGAGCTGTAGCGGTGCATGTTGCGCAATTTGGTGGGGACTCCTTTGTGCGGGCGTCCCTGGTAGCTAATGCTGTTTGGCTGATAATTGCTGCAGGCATTGCAGCTTCATGCTTTTACAGCAAGGCTCGCCAGAGAGGTAGTGAGCCTGTGCCTGCCAGTGCCAGTCCTCTGGGTAGCAATTAA
- a CDS encoding helix-turn-helix domain-containing protein translates to MSTLAQKPNKSQKVAVLAHRQVSLFELGCATELFCLPRPELSELYTGEIVTFAEESPLATGGLALACRRVESLMDYDLLVIPCWSTNAQPQDAYLERVYRAVAEFAAAGRQILTFCSGAFLPAELGLFDGRQATTHWLFAERFRERFSAVEYVGDVLYVWEDALACAAGSSAAIDLGIEFLRRNHGYELANSVARRLVMAPHRQGGQAQYVEMPVAKRPDHFSAALDWAIGNLDGAIKIDDMAQRAHLSRRSFDRKFRQSMGIAPKEWLIQQRLRAAQKALESGKESVDRAAQLAGFESSATLRHHFRRAFGISPSEYQRQFQGSAKVAVEA, encoded by the coding sequence ATGTCGACGTTGGCACAAAAGCCTAATAAGAGCCAGAAAGTGGCTGTTCTCGCCCACCGGCAGGTCTCACTCTTCGAACTCGGTTGCGCTACCGAACTCTTTTGCCTACCCCGCCCTGAACTTAGCGAGCTCTATACGGGTGAAATTGTGACTTTCGCTGAGGAAAGCCCTCTGGCGACCGGCGGTCTGGCTCTGGCTTGTCGGCGGGTAGAGAGTTTGATGGATTATGATCTGCTGGTGATTCCCTGTTGGTCGACTAATGCACAACCACAAGATGCTTATTTAGAGCGGGTATATAGGGCGGTCGCTGAGTTTGCCGCTGCCGGCCGCCAGATTCTAACTTTTTGCTCCGGTGCTTTTCTGCCTGCGGAATTGGGACTGTTTGACGGCCGGCAGGCGACTACCCATTGGTTGTTTGCGGAGCGTTTTCGTGAGCGCTTCTCTGCGGTGGAGTATGTGGGAGATGTTCTCTACGTGTGGGAGGACGCACTGGCGTGTGCTGCGGGTAGTAGTGCGGCCATTGATCTGGGGATTGAGTTTTTACGGCGCAACCATGGTTATGAATTGGCCAATTCGGTGGCTCGCAGGCTGGTGATGGCACCCCATAGGCAGGGTGGCCAGGCCCAATATGTGGAGATGCCGGTTGCCAAACGGCCAGACCACTTCTCCGCCGCGCTGGATTGGGCGATTGGCAATTTGGATGGCGCTATCAAAATTGATGATATGGCGCAGCGCGCTCATTTATCCCGCCGTAGTTTTGACCGAAAGTTTCGCCAGTCGATGGGAATTGCTCCCAAGGAGTGGCTGATTCAGCAGCGCTTGCGGGCGGCGCAGAAGGCGCTGGAGTCCGGTAAGGAGTCTGTAGACAGAGCAGCCCAACTGGCTGGCTTTGAGAGTAGCGCGACCTTGCGACACCATTTCCGTCGGGCGTTTGGGATTTCACCCAGCGAATATCAGCGCCAATTCCAGGGTTCCGCCAAAGTGGCGGTTGAGGCTTAA
- a CDS encoding TonB-dependent siderophore receptor, whose protein sequence is MSTARTKSMQKASPVISGISRSLLALAIAAGGSSVAFAADNTDDRIEEVNVTGELNLSRQTSIGKLDIPVDETPFSISLRDKDFLDSIGAKSVQDALQYVAGVNGGTYGVDARGDWSTVRGVDPVMFIDGLQSIFGSYTSSRANAYAFERVEILKGPSSVLYGQGSTGGIVNLVSKRPKNEFGGEVMVQAGDYDRLVFAGDVTGAIDSSEQWLYRVVGYDRDADAQVDHVDDNSTLFMPSVSWRPSANTEVTFLTSYQKDESGTTTAFLPWGGTLIDNANGDIPTDTFLSEPGWDKYDTEQTSYSVWVDHRFSDSWALNAGLRYSEGEVDYNSMWTNFDATRLNPDISEATRTIYMSDATSDLLIFDLRMSGEFATGALEHQVSFGLDSQDATTTNDRLYLYGYGGTIDIFNPVYGYVPAGLSSLNDLEGLTDYWSESSTDTEQLGFYFQDQMSIQNWIITTGIRRDNAKSDSGDSSFEDDATTMRFGVMYAFDNGITPYVSYSESFEPVNDSDANETPFKPVEGEQVEAGIKYQPEGTNLLITASAFEIKQKNLLVDDYDNEGYQTQLGEAELDGFELEAVGKLGDLSLVANYSSLNIDEDIEAVPEEQFSVWGNYDFGNLLPGLNAGIGVRYVGQSYTGVEDSTGTFPSYNPSYTLYDAAIGYTLESWKFQLNAKNLTDEVHTTACLSRGDCFYGERRYVTAEARYTF, encoded by the coding sequence ATGAGTACCGCTCGAACGAAAAGTATGCAAAAAGCTTCTCCTGTAATTTCTGGAATCAGCCGTTCCTTGTTGGCACTGGCTATTGCTGCGGGCGGTTCTTCTGTAGCGTTTGCTGCGGATAACACAGATGATCGTATTGAAGAGGTAAATGTAACCGGTGAATTGAACCTGTCTCGCCAAACCTCTATCGGTAAGCTGGATATTCCGGTTGATGAGACTCCTTTTTCCATCTCTTTACGGGATAAAGACTTCCTGGACTCTATCGGTGCCAAGTCCGTTCAAGATGCTTTGCAGTATGTCGCTGGCGTTAATGGTGGGACTTATGGTGTGGATGCGCGCGGTGACTGGTCGACAGTTCGCGGCGTAGATCCGGTTATGTTTATTGACGGCCTGCAGTCTATCTTTGGTAGTTACACCAGCTCTCGCGCTAATGCGTATGCTTTTGAGCGCGTTGAAATCCTAAAAGGACCATCTTCCGTGCTTTACGGTCAGGGTTCTACAGGCGGTATTGTGAACCTGGTCTCTAAGCGCCCTAAAAATGAGTTTGGTGGCGAAGTGATGGTTCAGGCTGGCGACTACGATCGTCTCGTTTTTGCTGGTGACGTTACTGGAGCGATAGATAGTTCCGAGCAATGGCTGTATCGTGTAGTTGGATATGACCGTGATGCGGATGCTCAAGTTGATCATGTAGATGATAACAGCACCCTGTTTATGCCTTCAGTGTCTTGGCGCCCGAGTGCTAATACTGAAGTTACTTTCCTGACCTCCTATCAAAAAGATGAATCTGGTACTACCACCGCATTTTTGCCTTGGGGCGGTACCCTGATTGATAACGCAAACGGTGATATTCCCACCGATACTTTCTTAAGTGAGCCGGGCTGGGATAAATATGATACAGAGCAAACCTCTTACAGTGTTTGGGTTGATCACCGCTTCAGTGATAGCTGGGCATTAAATGCCGGATTGCGTTACTCCGAAGGGGAAGTTGATTACAACTCTATGTGGACCAACTTTGATGCCACGCGCCTCAACCCGGATATCAGTGAAGCAACACGTACTATCTACATGAGTGATGCGACAAGCGACCTGCTCATCTTCGATTTGCGTATGTCTGGGGAGTTTGCCACAGGCGCATTGGAGCATCAGGTTTCTTTTGGTCTGGATAGCCAGGATGCAACAACAACCAATGATCGTCTGTATTTGTATGGCTACGGCGGGACCATTGATATCTTTAACCCGGTTTACGGTTACGTGCCTGCTGGTCTGAGTAGCTTGAATGACTTGGAAGGCTTAACTGATTACTGGTCTGAGAGCAGTACAGATACCGAGCAGCTTGGATTCTACTTCCAGGATCAAATGAGCATTCAAAACTGGATTATCACCACTGGAATTCGTCGCGATAATGCGAAGTCCGACTCTGGTGATTCTTCATTTGAGGATGATGCTACGACTATGCGCTTTGGTGTAATGTATGCCTTCGATAACGGTATCACACCTTACGTAAGCTATTCTGAATCTTTCGAACCTGTAAACGATTCTGATGCGAATGAGACTCCGTTCAAGCCAGTTGAGGGGGAGCAGGTAGAGGCAGGTATCAAATACCAACCTGAAGGTACCAATCTGTTGATTACAGCCTCTGCTTTTGAAATCAAGCAGAAGAATTTGCTAGTAGACGATTACGATAATGAGGGCTACCAAACCCAACTTGGCGAAGCCGAGCTCGATGGCTTTGAATTGGAGGCAGTAGGTAAGCTTGGTGATTTGAGTCTGGTTGCCAACTACAGTAGCCTCAACATTGATGAGGATATCGAAGCTGTCCCTGAAGAGCAGTTTTCCGTCTGGGGGAACTATGACTTTGGCAACCTGTTACCTGGTTTGAATGCCGGCATCGGTGTTCGTTATGTGGGTCAAAGTTATACCGGTGTCGAAGATTCAACCGGAACCTTCCCGTCCTATAACCCGTCATACACTCTGTATGATGCCGCTATCGGCTATACCCTGGAAAGCTGGAAGTTCCAGTTGAATGCAAAGAACTTGACCGATGAAGTTCACACTACCGCTTGTCTGAGCCGAGGTGACTGCTTCTACGGTGAGCGTCGCTACGTAACTGCGGAAGCACGCTACACCTTCTAA
- a CDS encoding AbgT family transporter: MENVQANPDAGNSADNKNGWINRALNFIEVVGNKLPDPAVLFLILMVGIWVLSWLLSGVNFEALHPATGEAIQVTNLLSSSELARFLSGMVTTFTSFAPLGVVLVAMLGVGVAEQSGFINAVLKKLLAVTPQMLLTPMLILVAIVSHTAVDAGYVLVIPLGGVIFYAAGRHPLAGIAAAFAGVSGGFSANFVPSAIDPLLQGFTQTAAQIANPEMQVNPLNNWFFTSASCLLVTLLGWWLTDKVIEPRLKNVEVDGDEADMPVMQELGAREKKAMYLAVTVMVAGIVGLVAWMLPETSALRDAEGQLASFTAPIMKSIVPLIFLLFVIPGVVFGYAAGTFRQSKDVIDAMSKTMGSMAYYIVMAFFCALFISEFARSGLGTLLSVEGGSLLAAMELPGPITLMGIIVLVAFINLFVGSASAKWALLSPIFVPMLMQIGFSPDLTQAAYRVGDSSTNIITPLMPYFPLVVVYCQRYVKGTGIGTLVSIMLPYSIVFLICWSLFLVAYWTLGMPLGVQASYTYP; encoded by the coding sequence ATGGAAAACGTTCAGGCAAATCCTGATGCCGGCAATAGTGCCGATAATAAAAATGGCTGGATTAATCGAGCGCTCAATTTTATTGAGGTTGTCGGTAATAAATTACCCGATCCCGCTGTTCTGTTTTTGATCTTGATGGTGGGAATCTGGGTGCTCTCCTGGCTTCTCTCCGGTGTTAACTTCGAAGCCTTACACCCCGCTACCGGCGAGGCGATACAGGTAACCAACCTGCTCTCCAGTAGTGAATTGGCCCGCTTCCTATCTGGTATGGTAACTACCTTTACCAGTTTTGCGCCCTTGGGGGTGGTGTTGGTAGCCATGCTGGGGGTCGGTGTGGCTGAGCAGAGTGGCTTTATCAATGCGGTATTGAAAAAGCTGCTGGCGGTAACGCCGCAGATGCTGCTGACACCTATGTTGATTTTGGTGGCCATCGTCAGCCATACAGCCGTAGATGCGGGTTATGTATTGGTAATTCCTCTCGGAGGGGTGATCTTCTATGCGGCAGGGCGCCACCCTTTAGCGGGTATCGCTGCGGCATTTGCCGGAGTTTCAGGCGGCTTCTCTGCCAACTTTGTTCCTTCAGCGATTGATCCCTTACTGCAAGGCTTTACCCAGACAGCGGCACAAATCGCCAACCCGGAAATGCAGGTAAACCCCCTTAATAACTGGTTCTTCACTTCGGCATCCTGCCTGCTGGTGACCCTGTTGGGGTGGTGGTTGACGGATAAGGTCATCGAGCCCCGCCTCAAGAATGTAGAGGTGGATGGCGATGAAGCGGATATGCCAGTAATGCAGGAGCTGGGCGCCCGCGAGAAAAAAGCCATGTACCTGGCTGTAACTGTGATGGTGGCGGGTATCGTCGGGCTTGTGGCCTGGATGCTGCCGGAAACCTCAGCCTTGCGCGATGCAGAAGGGCAATTAGCCTCCTTCACAGCGCCGATTATGAAGTCGATTGTGCCGCTGATCTTCCTGCTGTTTGTGATTCCCGGTGTGGTGTTTGGCTATGCGGCCGGTACCTTCCGCCAGAGTAAGGATGTTATTGATGCGATGTCCAAAACCATGGGCTCCATGGCTTATTACATCGTGATGGCTTTTTTCTGTGCGTTGTTTATCTCTGAGTTTGCCCGCTCCGGTTTGGGTACGCTGCTTTCGGTAGAGGGAGGGAGCTTGCTCGCGGCGATGGAGCTGCCGGGCCCGATTACCCTGATGGGCATTATTGTACTGGTAGCCTTTATCAACTTATTTGTGGGATCTGCCTCTGCCAAGTGGGCGCTGCTGTCCCCCATCTTTGTGCCTATGTTGATGCAGATCGGTTTCTCCCCTGATCTCACCCAGGCCGCTTACCGGGTAGGTGATTCCTCCACCAATATCATTACCCCGTTGATGCCTTACTTCCCCTTGGTGGTTGTGTACTGCCAGCGCTATGTGAAGGGAACGGGTATTGGGACACTTGTATCCATTATGTTGCCGTACTCCATTGTGTTCCTGATTTGCTGGTCGCTGTTCCTGGTGGCTTACTGGACACTGGGAATGCCTTTGGGAGTGCAGGCTAGTTATACCTACCCTTGA
- a CDS encoding tryptophan--tRNA ligase — protein sequence MTKQRVLTGITTTGTPHLGNYVGAIRPAIAASQDENNQSFYFLADYHALIKCQDPAQVHQSTLEIAATWLALGLNTDNVVFYRQSDVHEIPELTWLLTCMTGKGLMNRAHAYKAAVDANRADGEDSDFGVTMGLYSYPILMAADILMFNANKVPVGKDQVQHIEMARDIAQRFNHHYGEHFALPEAVVDDHVAVLQGLDGRKMSKSYGNTIPLFLPEKKLKKHINKIKTNLLEPGEPKDPDTSTVFQVWQAFASEEQTAEMRKAFEEGIAWGEAKKQLFELVNGQIGEARERYNELLANPDQIETELEKGAIKARAYSAPFIEKLRHAVGIRKIG from the coding sequence ATGACGAAACAGCGCGTATTAACCGGTATTACAACAACCGGTACTCCACACCTGGGGAACTATGTGGGTGCAATCCGCCCGGCGATCGCCGCGAGTCAGGATGAAAACAACCAATCGTTCTACTTTCTGGCCGATTACCACGCACTGATTAAGTGCCAGGACCCGGCACAGGTCCATCAGTCCACCCTGGAGATCGCTGCAACCTGGCTGGCCTTGGGCCTGAATACCGACAATGTGGTGTTTTACCGTCAGTCCGACGTCCATGAGATTCCTGAATTAACCTGGCTGCTCACCTGTATGACCGGCAAGGGCCTGATGAACCGTGCCCACGCTTATAAAGCAGCGGTAGATGCCAACCGCGCCGATGGCGAAGATTCCGATTTTGGCGTCACCATGGGGCTGTATAGCTACCCGATCCTGATGGCCGCGGACATCCTGATGTTCAACGCCAATAAGGTGCCGGTGGGTAAAGACCAGGTACAGCATATCGAAATGGCCCGGGATATTGCCCAGCGCTTCAACCACCACTACGGTGAGCACTTCGCTTTACCAGAAGCGGTAGTTGACGACCACGTAGCTGTGTTGCAAGGCCTGGATGGCCGCAAAATGAGTAAGAGTTACGGCAACACTATTCCGCTGTTCCTTCCTGAGAAGAAGCTGAAAAAGCACATTAATAAGATCAAAACCAACCTGCTGGAGCCGGGTGAGCCAAAAGATCCGGATACTTCCACTGTATTCCAGGTTTGGCAGGCATTTGCCAGCGAAGAACAGACAGCAGAAATGCGCAAAGCTTTTGAAGAGGGCATTGCCTGGGGTGAGGCCAAGAAGCAGTTGTTTGAGCTGGTGAACGGCCAGATCGGTGAGGCTCGCGAGCGCTACAATGAGCTGCTGGCTAACCCAGACCAAATTGAAACGGAGCTGGAGAAGGGGGCTATTAAGGCTCGCGCTTACTCTGCGCCCTTTATCGAGAAGTTGCGTCACGCGGTTGGTATCCGCAAGATAGGTTAG
- a CDS encoding GNAT family N-acetyltransferase: MQWQWCSFKELTLSQLYEVLRVRQEVFTVEQDCPYQDADGKDQHSWHLICWEGDENNPQVMAYLRVVFPGLKYREPSIGRVLTAEASRGTGLGKELIRRAVMHTCEEYPNTGIRISAQQHLDRFYGEFGFEQVSEPYQEDGIPHIEMLRPAHN, from the coding sequence ATGCAGTGGCAATGGTGCAGCTTTAAAGAGCTTACGCTCAGTCAACTTTACGAAGTTTTGCGAGTAAGGCAGGAAGTTTTTACGGTAGAACAAGATTGCCCCTATCAGGATGCCGATGGCAAAGACCAACACTCCTGGCACCTGATCTGCTGGGAGGGAGACGAAAATAACCCGCAGGTTATGGCCTACCTGAGAGTTGTTTTCCCAGGCCTTAAATACCGGGAACCCTCGATAGGAAGAGTGTTAACCGCAGAAGCCAGTCGCGGAACAGGCCTGGGCAAGGAGCTGATTCGCCGAGCCGTAATGCACACATGCGAAGAATACCCCAACACTGGTATTCGCATTTCAGCTCAACAACATTTGGATAGATTTTACGGGGAGTTTGGTTTTGAGCAGGTGTCTGAGCCGTACCAGGAAGACGGCATCCCGCATATCGAGATGCTTCGCCCCGCACATAACTGA